Proteins from a genomic interval of Zingiber officinale cultivar Zhangliang chromosome 2A, Zo_v1.1, whole genome shotgun sequence:
- the LOC122043876 gene encoding uncharacterized protein C24B11.05-like — protein sequence MESKEMCTKANIGYDCLLFDLDDTLYPLSSRIFAKCCKNILEYMLEKLEVEESNLLELCTILYKHYRTTMVGLKTIGYNFDYDDFHSFSHGRLPYETLKPDLVISQLLLSLPVRKVIFTNGDQAHAAKVLKKLDLEDCFETIICFETLNPPSSSSREDNSANIFDIIGYLSKPDPNVDLSKTSILCKPSIEAIEHALRIANIDP from the exons ATGGAATCAAAGGAGATGTGCACGAAAGCTAATATCGGATATGATTGCCTTTTGTTCG atcttGATGACACCCTCTATCCGTTGAGTTCCAGAATTTTCGCCAAGTGCTGCAAAAATATTTTAG AATATATGCTTGAAAAATTAGAGGTTGAAGAAAGTAATTTACTAGAGTTGTGTACTATTCTGTATAAGCACTATAGAACAACAATGGTTGGTTTAAAG ACCATTGGCTATAACTTCGATTATGATGATTTCCATAG CTTTTCCCATGGAAGATTACCATATGAAACATTAAAGCCAGATCTTGTTATAAGTCAACTCTTGTTGAGCCTTCCAGTTCGAAAAGTT ATATTCACTAATGGTGATCAAGCTCATGCTGCTAAAGTGCTTAAGAAGTTGGATCTGGAAGATTGTTTTGAAACTATTATTTGCTTTGAGACACTAAACCCACCATCCTCTTCATCTAGAGAAGATAATTCAGCCAACATCTTCGACATAATTGGCTACTTATCGAAACCTGATCCAAATGTTGATCTATCAAAGACATCAATATTGTGTAAACCATCCATTGAAGCCATTGAGCATGCTCTCAGGATTGCAAACATTGATCCCTAG